A segment of the Irregularibacter muris genome:
TTTCGAATCCAGATAATCATATGCTCTACAAACTTCTTTTTTGGAACCGTTTGACATTATTATTTTTTGAATTAATATTAATATACGGTTTATACGACAAAGTTCAAACTGTTTAGGGAAAATATCTGCATGCCTATCCTCACCCAACAAGTCTGATATATTATATAGCTGATATATTCTGTGATCCATTTCAGACATAATAGAACCTTGACGCTGAAGATAATAATATAAGCAATCTTGGATACTTACGATGATTTTACTACGTGCGATTAATCTTGGTGTGGTGGCTGTATCCTCATAAATCAAACCTATAGGATAAAAAATATTATGTTTTAAGAACAATTCACTTTTATATATCTTTCCACATGCCTCTACTAACATATCACATATAACATCAGGATCATTTTGGACACTATATACTCCAGAAAGTTTTGGCTTAATGTCTTTTTTCCAATCATTATCTATATAAACAATTTTATGCCCACATTCTACTATATCAGCATCATACTTTTCAGCATTTTTAAGCAATACTTCAACATATTGTTTATGCACATAATCATCGGAATCGATAAACATAACATATTTAGTATTTACTTCTTGTAATGCAAGATTTCTAGCACTAGAAAGACCTCCATTTTCTTTATTAAGAACAATAAATAATTCTGGATATTTCAATTTGTATTCATTAATAATTTCATCACATTTATCTGGAGATCCATCATTAACTAAGTATACAATAAATTCCTTATTTGTTTGTGCCAAGATAGAATCTAAACACTTTCTTAAATATTTCTCAACTTTATATATTGGAATTATAATAGAAACTTTTTTATCCATTTTTTCTCCTTTTAATAAACTAGTTTATCTATATCATATATTTTGTATATAATCATTAATAAATTGTATTATTTTATCTCTACCACTTATAAATATTTTTGGCTGAAAAATTTTCGCTTCTCTAATTTTATCTCCGATATTTTCATCTTCTTTCAGATCTAGTATATATCCAGCTTCTACAAATTGATCAATTATTTCTACCTGATGGTCATCGTTGTGCTCATTATATTTCTTTAGCCTTGCTGTAGCAATTACTCTCTTCCTTTTTTTTACCCCTTGTATGATAGATCCTGTCCCACCATGGGTTATAATAATATCTGCATCATCGTAGAGTCTGTCCATTTCATCGGAACTAAAAAATGGTTGTATATTTAGATTTTTACTCTCATAAGGAGTATTCCCACTTTGAACGATGATTTCATCGTCAACAACATTATTTATTTTTAACTCTTCAACTTGTTTAACTAATCTAATAAAAGGCAATTCATGAGTACCTAAGGTAACTAATATCAATAAATTCCACCACCTAAATATACAGCTTTAGGGTAATAACTCTTTAAGGATTCCCATTGTACAATAAAAACATCTGAAATCGGATAAACTATTCTACCTGATAAAGTAGGAGTTTTAATTTTTGCAAAACTCTCCATGAAAATTACTTTTCTTCCAAATACTTTAGCAATATAACACATAGGCACAGCAGTATGGGCACCAGTTGTAATCACAATATCAGGCCTTACCTTTAGAAAGATAAAAAATGATTTTATACAGTTATATAGAAATTTAAAAATATATTTAAATAAATAATTCCTAGCTCCATAAACTAGGTATGAAGTTGGATATTTTTCAGATAAATCTTCCGTATAGCAAAGCTTTTCTGTTACTATATGATAATCGTATTTGCCAAAAAGTTCTTTAAACTGCATTAGTTGGGTAAGATGTCCTCCGCATGAAGAAATAAACATTACCTTCTTTTTCATAATATAGTTCCATCCTCTCAATACAATAAATAGTTTTGGATTAATTCTTCTCTATTTTTATAAATGAGTATATTTTTTCATACAACTTGTTTACTACTATATCCGAACGATAATTCTGTGCAGTATCCTTGGCATTCTTTTTCATCTCTGCCTTTTTATGAGCATTTAATTCATAATATTGAAGAATTTTATTGTATAATTCAATAGGATTATTTGCTTCAAAAAGATAACCATTATCAGAATCTTTAATGTATCCCTTTAATCCGCCAATATTTGAACCAATAACCGGTGTCCCGCAAGCCATAGCTTCCACCCCTACCAAGCCAAGACTTTCTAGTCTTCTTGTAGGAAAGATGAAGATATCCATCATGGAATAATAATCTGCCAATTCTTCATGGCTTTTTCTGCCTAAATATAGGACTTTATCCTGTAAACCTAATTCTTCAATTTTTGCTAAGAAATCCTCTCTCTGGGATCCATCTCCTATTACAAGACTCCCAAAATCAATGCCCTGTTTTTTCTTTAATGTATATAGGGCCTGCAGATAGGTATCCCATCCCTTCCCTTCATCTATTCTGGATACATATCCTATTATAAACTTATTTTCCACATCTATATTGGGAAGCATAATATCCTTTTCATGAAACAATTCTACATCTATTCCTGAAGATGGAGATATATAAATCTTTTCTTTCCCTACAGAAAATTTATCCATTACAACTTCCTTAAAAAACTCTGATGGTACAACAATTAAATCACTTTGTTTTATTATAACCTTTGTAAATACCTGTAAATACTTACTTAAGGTTTTAATTGGTATGACATCACTACCGTGAGCATTTAGAATAATTGGTTTGTCTATGAATAATTGGACAAAAATTAATGGAATTGCGGAATGGATAATATAGTGTGCATAAATAACATCATAATCTTCACTGAGTCCATATTTAATGATGTCATAATAGAATTTTAGATATTTAATAATTTTTTGAAAGATATTTGTTCCTTTTCCACAAATTACAGCCATATGAGGAAATTCTACTCCCTCTTTCTCTAAACCATCCTTAAAATTCTTTACAAATACTCCATAGGTAGGATCTTTGTCAGAAGGAAACATATTTGAAATTAAAAGAATCCTTAATTTGTCCTTCTCTTTCCCACTATATGATTTTTTATGATTATCTTGATAATATAGCAAACTGTTAAACAGGCCAATATATATCCCTATTAATCCCGAATAAATAACGTGCCCTGATATGCTAGCCACAATTAGCAATAATGTATTAATCAAAAATATTAATGCTGCATACTCATTCTTATTAGCTTTTGCAAGTATAAAAGACTTATATATAATACAAATCCAGAAACTAATTATTATTATAAAACCAAATATGCCATAATTAAAAAGAGTATCAAATAAATCCATCTCCACAGTTTGCACAGAGCCACCACCAAATAGAAATTGAAAAATATTATACTCATTCAATGAATAATTGATAGCCTCTTTTACAAAATTATTTCTTCCCGATAATAGCACACCAGCTAACCCTTGCTTCTTATAAAAGTACACCCATCTGTGAAGTAATTCTGTGTTCGCTAAATACCCAACTACCAATGCCAACATAAGTAAAAAAAATACTCCTATCCTAGCAAACTTCTTTGTATTAAAGGTAGGAAGTTTATAACCCGAAATCAGAGGAACACTCGTTGCTAAAATTACACTTCCAAATATCGCAACCTTCGTGGAAATCATAAATCCCAATATTATCGAAAAAATTGAAAATGGAACATATATGTTCTTACATTTGTTCCAAATATAATATAAAAAATATGCTGTAAAAAGTATAAATAAAGCGGAAAACTCATTCCCTGAGTAGAAGAATCCCTTAATGCCAATACCTTGCTTATAGGAATTAAATCCTAGTCCCAAAAGTCCTAATACTATATTTGCTAATATAACTGCATAATTATATTTAAATATTCTATGAATTTCCTTTATTTTATCCAAGCCACAAATAGTCATTATGTTCCTAAAATAATAAAATATTAGAGCAATAGTAAAAAATTTAAAAAAAACTAAAAAACTTTGTGCAATATCCAATAATGATTGGCCAAAATAGTAATTTCCACTTCCTGAAATGAATATAAAGCAACTTAATAACCATAAGTATAATTTACTAGTTTTATTGTCGATAGTCAGCCTACATATGACTAATAGAATAATTATTAATTTGTAAAATTGGGAAAGACTTACGGGTAAATCAATTGAACTTCTTAATAAAAATCCATTAATAGAGTCAATAAGTGTAACGAATAGTAACATATAGCAAATTACTTTATCTATAAATAACGATCTATTTTTCATTAGTTATCCCTCTTACTGTTAGTTGATTCACAAAATTGATTTATCTTACTATGGAAATATAAGGAATGGAATACCTTATCTTATAGATTATTAATTTAAAAATATCTATATAGAAATATCTTCCTTACGTAGCACCTTGCTAACTGTCTTTATTAATACTTTTATATCTGTTTTAATATTAAAATCTTCCAAATACTGTTGATCATATTTAAATTTTTCCCTATCGGTGATTTCATCCCTACCATTTATCTGAGCTAGTCCACTTATTCCTGGTTTTAGAATATCAATTCCTTTTAACTGCCTCATTTTTATTAGATATTGATGATCTTTAATCATTGGTCTAGGGCCTATAAAACTCATTTCCCCTTTAAGGATATTGATTAATTGAGGCATTTCATCGATACTTAATTTCCTTAATATCGATCCTATTTTTGTTACATAATTCTTATCATTCTTCATACTATTGGTTGGAACATTTGGTGCATTTGTAAGCATAGTACGGAATTTATATATTTTAAATGATTTACTGTTAATACCTATTCTTTCCTGCTTGAATAAGATAGGGCCTCTAGAGCTGAATTTTATTAAAATAGCAACTAATAGAAAAATTGGCAGCGTAATTATTAGCCCCAGAACCGCAAGTACTCGATCTAGAACCCCCTTCCAAAAATAATATGAGACGTATCTATTAGTATTGATAGATATACGAATATCCTCATTTTTAATATTATCTTCTTCAATAGATGTGGTAAATTGTATAACCTTATTTTCTATATTGTTAATGGACCCAGAGTGTGAAGTGAGGTTCTTTTGATAATCATATAAACTTTCACTGCCTAAATTACCCATTATTCACCATCCTCTTAATTATCTGACGTGATTTTATGTGAATTACAACTTTATTAAATCATTCTCTAAACTATTTATTTCGACATTAT
Coding sequences within it:
- the pssE gene encoding PssE/Cps14G family polysaccharide biosynthesis glycosyltransferase; the protein is MILVTLGTHELPFIRLVKQVEELKINNVVDDEIIVQSGNTPYESKNLNIQPFFSSDEMDRLYDDADIIITHGGTGSIIQGVKKRKRVIATARLKKYNEHNDDHQVEIIDQFVEAGYILDLKEDENIGDKIREAKIFQPKIFISGRDKIIQFINDYIQNI
- a CDS encoding glycosyltransferase family 2 protein gives rise to the protein MDKKVSIIIPIYKVEKYLRKCLDSILAQTNKEFIVYLVNDGSPDKCDEIINEYKLKYPELFIVLNKENGGLSSARNLALQEVNTKYVMFIDSDDYVHKQYVEVLLKNAEKYDADIVECGHKIVYIDNDWKKDIKPKLSGVYSVQNDPDVICDMLVEACGKIYKSELFLKHNIFYPIGLIYEDTATTPRLIARSKIIVSIQDCLYYYLQRQGSIMSEMDHRIYQLYNISDLLGEDRHADIFPKQFELCRINRILILIQKIIMSNGSKKEVCRAYDYLDSKIPNWKNNEIFIKNTKNSPLPTKLYRFLVINRYLSLMKIAIKMKYKLKLRY
- a CDS encoding sugar transferase, whose translation is MGNLGSESLYDYQKNLTSHSGSINNIENKVIQFTTSIEEDNIKNEDIRISINTNRYVSYYFWKGVLDRVLAVLGLIITLPIFLLVAILIKFSSRGPILFKQERIGINSKSFKIYKFRTMLTNAPNVPTNSMKNDKNYVTKIGSILRKLSIDEMPQLINILKGEMSFIGPRPMIKDHQYLIKMRQLKGIDILKPGISGLAQINGRDEITDREKFKYDQQYLEDFNIKTDIKVLIKTVSKVLRKEDISI
- the pssD gene encoding PssD/Cps14F family polysaccharide biosynthesis glycosyltransferase; the encoded protein is MKKKVMFISSCGGHLTQLMQFKELFGKYDYHIVTEKLCYTEDLSEKYPTSYLVYGARNYLFKYIFKFLYNCIKSFFIFLKVRPDIVITTGAHTAVPMCYIAKVFGRKVIFMESFAKIKTPTLSGRIVYPISDVFIVQWESLKSYYPKAVYLGGGIY
- a CDS encoding glycosyltransferase, translated to MKNRSLFIDKVICYMLLFVTLIDSINGFLLRSSIDLPVSLSQFYKLIIILLVICRLTIDNKTSKLYLWLLSCFIFISGSGNYYFGQSLLDIAQSFLVFFKFFTIALIFYYFRNIMTICGLDKIKEIHRIFKYNYAVILANIVLGLLGLGFNSYKQGIGIKGFFYSGNEFSALFILFTAYFLYYIWNKCKNIYVPFSIFSIILGFMISTKVAIFGSVILATSVPLISGYKLPTFNTKKFARIGVFFLLMLALVVGYLANTELLHRWVYFYKKQGLAGVLLSGRNNFVKEAINYSLNEYNIFQFLFGGGSVQTVEMDLFDTLFNYGIFGFIIIISFWICIIYKSFILAKANKNEYAALIFLINTLLLIVASISGHVIYSGLIGIYIGLFNSLLYYQDNHKKSYSGKEKDKLRILLISNMFPSDKDPTYGVFVKNFKDGLEKEGVEFPHMAVICGKGTNIFQKIIKYLKFYYDIIKYGLSEDYDVIYAHYIIHSAIPLIFVQLFIDKPIILNAHGSDVIPIKTLSKYLQVFTKVIIKQSDLIVVPSEFFKEVVMDKFSVGKEKIYISPSSGIDVELFHEKDIMLPNIDVENKFIIGYVSRIDEGKGWDTYLQALYTLKKKQGIDFGSLVIGDGSQREDFLAKIEELGLQDKVLYLGRKSHEELADYYSMMDIFIFPTRRLESLGLVGVEAMACGTPVIGSNIGGLKGYIKDSDNGYLFEANNPIELYNKILQYYELNAHKKAEMKKNAKDTAQNYRSDIVVNKLYEKIYSFIKIEKN